From a single Mycolicibacterium moriokaense genomic region:
- a CDS encoding FadR/GntR family transcriptional regulator — MARSTPLAPMLGPDGVGGGTAVRSPKTAELVAGTLRRMVVDGQLKDGDFLPNEAELMAHFGVSRPTLREAVRVLESERLVEVRRGSRTGARVRVPGPEIVARPAGLLLELSGATIADLMTARAGIEPMAARLLAESGTDEAFDELDQMLADHVPSGWQTGRLAETTGDFHQRLVELSGNATLTIIAGMLQEITVRHTAFAFKEGRPVSKADFDKLMRSYQRLMQLLRSGDGAAAEAHWRTHLDVARNLMLEGLENVKVRDVMG, encoded by the coding sequence GTGGCTCGAAGTACACCACTGGCGCCGATGCTCGGCCCAGACGGCGTGGGCGGCGGCACGGCGGTCCGATCGCCGAAGACCGCCGAGCTCGTCGCCGGGACGTTGCGGCGCATGGTGGTCGACGGCCAGCTCAAGGATGGCGACTTCCTGCCCAACGAGGCGGAGCTGATGGCCCATTTCGGCGTCAGCCGGCCGACGCTGCGTGAAGCCGTGCGAGTCCTGGAATCCGAGCGGCTCGTCGAAGTCCGTCGCGGCTCACGTACCGGCGCCCGCGTGCGAGTGCCCGGCCCCGAGATTGTGGCCCGTCCCGCCGGGTTGCTCCTCGAGCTGTCGGGCGCGACCATCGCCGATCTCATGACGGCTCGGGCCGGCATCGAACCAATGGCCGCACGCCTGCTCGCAGAATCGGGAACCGACGAGGCGTTCGATGAGCTCGATCAGATGCTCGCCGACCACGTTCCCTCGGGGTGGCAGACGGGTCGGCTCGCCGAGACGACAGGCGATTTCCACCAACGGCTCGTCGAGCTGTCGGGTAACGCGACGCTGACGATCATCGCCGGCATGCTGCAGGAGATCACGGTGCGGCACACCGCATTCGCCTTCAAGGAGGGCCGCCCGGTATCCAAGGCGGACTTCGACAAGCTGATGCGGTCTTACCAGCGTCTGATGCAGCTGCTGCGTTCGGGCGACGGCGCGGCTGCCGAAGCCCACTGGCGTACACACCTCGATGTGGCACGCAACCTGATGCTCGAGGGGCTGGAGAACGTCAAAGTCCGCGACGTCATGGGCTAG
- a CDS encoding thiolase family protein, whose product MAEAVIVEAVRSPVGKRNGGLSGVHPADLSAQVLNGLVERAGVDPGIVEDVIWGCVMQAGEQAMDIGRTALLAAGWPESVPGVTVDRQCGSSQQSVHFAAAGVVAGHYDVVVAGGVESMSRTPMGASLANGGNPFSPGFKSRYDRTPNQGIGAEMIAEQWGFSRTDLDQFSLGSHEKAAAAQDSGAFDDQIVAIKDQDGNAVLKDEGIRRGTTIEKMGELKPAFKEDGVIHAGNSSQISDGSAALLFMSAEKAKSLGLKPIAKVHTAVLAGADPVIMLTAPIPATQKALKKSGLSLDEIGVFEVNEAFAPVPLAWLKDIGADEKKLNPNGGAIALGHPLGGSGARIMTTMLYHMRDKGIQYGLQTMCEGGGQANATILELL is encoded by the coding sequence ATGGCTGAAGCCGTCATCGTCGAGGCTGTACGGTCGCCGGTCGGCAAGCGCAACGGCGGTCTCTCGGGTGTCCATCCCGCGGACCTGTCGGCGCAGGTACTCAACGGCCTGGTGGAGCGCGCAGGCGTCGACCCCGGAATCGTCGAGGACGTCATCTGGGGCTGCGTCATGCAGGCCGGTGAGCAGGCGATGGACATCGGGCGCACCGCGCTGCTCGCCGCGGGCTGGCCGGAGAGCGTGCCCGGCGTGACGGTCGATCGCCAGTGCGGCTCGAGCCAGCAGTCGGTCCACTTCGCCGCTGCGGGCGTCGTCGCCGGGCACTACGACGTCGTGGTCGCCGGTGGTGTCGAGTCGATGTCGCGCACCCCGATGGGCGCCTCCCTGGCCAACGGTGGCAACCCGTTCTCGCCGGGCTTCAAGTCCCGCTACGACCGCACGCCGAACCAGGGCATCGGCGCCGAGATGATCGCCGAGCAGTGGGGTTTCAGCCGCACCGACCTCGACCAGTTCTCCCTCGGTTCGCATGAGAAGGCTGCTGCCGCACAGGACTCCGGTGCCTTCGACGACCAGATCGTCGCCATCAAGGACCAGGACGGCAACGCCGTGCTGAAGGACGAGGGCATCCGCCGCGGTACCACCATCGAGAAGATGGGTGAGCTCAAGCCTGCGTTCAAGGAAGACGGTGTCATCCACGCCGGTAACTCCAGCCAGATCTCGGACGGCTCGGCGGCCCTGCTGTTCATGTCGGCCGAGAAGGCGAAGTCGCTGGGTCTCAAGCCGATTGCCAAGGTGCACACCGCCGTGCTGGCCGGCGCTGATCCGGTCATCATGCTGACCGCTCCGATCCCCGCCACCCAGAAGGCGCTGAAGAAGTCGGGCCTGAGCCTCGACGAGATCGGCGTGTTCGAGGTCAACGAGGCCTTCGCGCCCGTGCCGCTGGCCTGGCTGAAGGACATCGGCGCCGACGAGAAGAAGCTCAACCCCAACGGTGGTGCGATCGCGCTCGGTCACCCGCTCGGCGGTTCGGGCGCCCGCATCATGACCACGATGCTGTATCACATGCGGGACAAGGGCATTCAGTACGGCCTGCAGACCATGTGCGAGGGTGGCGGCCAGGCCAACGCCACCATCCTCGAGCTGCTGTGA